One region of Cerasicoccus sp. TK19100 genomic DNA includes:
- a CDS encoding phytoene desaturase family protein, which yields MAKDWLEGIEDEYDVVVIGSGLGGLTGANTLAKMGHRVLLLEHHYQLGGLATWFKRPGRHIFDISLHGFPHGMIKSCRKYWSKDIANRIVQLKSVRFINPQFDVETTFDREDFTKIFVEKFGVPREQVEGFFEHLAQMNYYDRDDRTAKEMFEEFFPGRNDVHRLLMEPISYANGSTWDDPAITYGIVFSNFMSKGVFIYQGGTDQLIAQMSDILEDNGVTLRKNCLVEQVHVEDGQITGVTIKPRTGETRTVKCRAVLSNANIKNTIFELAGKENFTPEFIAEAEAVRLNTSSCQVYIGIKRGESIPFIGDLVFTSEAQDFSSDELTSFTTSSRTFSVYYPETRPHVEDDRYAIVASLNARWDDWKDLSDEDYEAAKTRLCEEALDGLEKYIPDIRSKVDHLEAATPRTVKSYVRHFGGASFGTKFEGLKVSMALPDQLTGLYHAGSVGIIMSGWLGTINYGVIVANKVDSFLRS from the coding sequence ATGGCGAAAGACTGGCTGGAAGGCATTGAAGACGAATATGACGTGGTCGTGATCGGTAGTGGTCTCGGCGGATTGACAGGTGCCAACACCCTCGCAAAAATGGGCCACCGCGTCCTGCTGCTGGAGCACCATTACCAGCTCGGCGGTCTCGCCACCTGGTTCAAGCGCCCCGGCCGGCACATCTTCGACATTTCGCTGCACGGCTTCCCCCATGGCATGATCAAGAGCTGCCGCAAATACTGGAGCAAGGACATCGCCAACCGCATCGTCCAGCTCAAGAGCGTGCGCTTCATCAACCCGCAGTTCGACGTCGAGACGACCTTTGACCGCGAGGACTTCACTAAGATTTTTGTCGAAAAGTTCGGCGTGCCCCGCGAGCAGGTGGAGGGCTTTTTCGAGCACCTCGCCCAGATGAATTACTACGACCGCGATGACCGCACGGCCAAGGAGATGTTCGAGGAATTTTTCCCCGGCCGCAACGACGTGCACCGCCTGCTCATGGAGCCCATCAGCTACGCCAACGGCTCCACTTGGGACGACCCGGCCATCACCTACGGCATCGTGTTCTCCAACTTCATGAGTAAGGGCGTGTTCATCTACCAGGGCGGCACGGATCAGCTAATCGCCCAGATGAGCGACATTCTGGAAGACAACGGCGTCACCCTGCGCAAGAACTGCCTCGTCGAGCAAGTCCACGTCGAGGACGGCCAGATCACGGGCGTCACCATCAAGCCGCGCACCGGCGAAACGCGCACCGTCAAGTGCCGCGCCGTGCTCTCGAACGCCAACATCAAAAACACCATTTTCGAACTGGCGGGCAAAGAAAACTTCACGCCCGAGTTCATTGCCGAAGCCGAGGCCGTGCGCCTCAACACCAGCTCCTGCCAGGTCTACATCGGCATCAAGCGCGGTGAGTCGATCCCCTTTATCGGCGACCTCGTCTTCACCTCCGAAGCGCAGGATTTCTCTAGCGACGAGCTGACCAGCTTTACCACCAGCAGCCGCACGTTCTCGGTTTACTACCCGGAAACGCGCCCCCACGTGGAGGACGACCGCTACGCCATCGTGGCCTCGCTCAACGCGCGTTGGGACGACTGGAAGGACCTCTCCGACGAAGACTACGAAGCGGCGAAAACGCGTCTGTGCGAAGAGGCCCTCGACGGCCTGGAAAAATACATTCCCGACATCCGCAGCAAGGTCGACCACCTCGAAGCCGCCACCCCGCGCACCGTCAAGAGCTATGTCCGCCACTTCGGCGGTGCCTCCTTCGGCACGAAGTTTGAGGGGCTCAAGGTGTCCATGGCCCTGCCCGACCAGCTCACCGGCCTCTACCACGCCGGTTCGGTTGGCATCATCATGAGCGGCTGGCTCGGCACGATCAACTACGGCGTCATCGTGGCCAACAAAGTCGACAGCTTTTTGCGGAGCTAG
- a CDS encoding NAD(P)/FAD-dependent oxidoreductase, with translation MADPHSSCLIIGAGPAGAAAGILLAQSGHRVVVVEKQDYPRFHVGESLIPAVNPVLKELGVWDRMDGAGFLRKYGAEFLYGDGEQMVHNVFANGFVPGYEFTYEVERAKFDQLLLDRAKEAGCEVRQPVAVKSLMQENGQWRATLSDGSELTAHWVLDASGRGGVLPRTLGLKRSGFDHLPKRYAVFNHFRGVRRRPGREAGNITIVRVPVGWFWSIPLDAERTSVGLVTTGAKQQRPEDAFAESVAANPFMRDWMAGAEALGDFHVEADYSFRQSQFAGDNWLLLGDSACFLDPVFSSGVYLALSSASSAAKLINEARERGALTPAEQQGYTRQINDRVAVMNELVSLFYDPHGFSVFMSPTNTLQLFAAVNSIIAGHTQMGPGLRWRFRLFCAICRLNRRLPLVPLVELS, from the coding sequence ATGGCTGATCCCCATTCATCGTGCCTGATTATTGGTGCCGGTCCGGCGGGCGCGGCGGCGGGTATATTGCTGGCGCAATCGGGGCATCGTGTGGTTGTGGTCGAAAAGCAGGACTACCCGCGCTTTCATGTGGGCGAGTCGCTGATCCCGGCCGTGAACCCTGTGCTAAAAGAGCTCGGCGTGTGGGACCGGATGGACGGAGCGGGCTTTCTCCGCAAATACGGCGCGGAGTTTCTCTACGGGGACGGCGAGCAGATGGTCCACAACGTCTTTGCTAATGGCTTTGTGCCGGGTTATGAATTTACCTACGAAGTCGAGCGCGCGAAGTTCGACCAACTGCTGTTGGACCGGGCTAAAGAAGCTGGCTGCGAGGTGCGCCAACCCGTTGCCGTAAAATCCCTGATGCAGGAAAACGGCCAATGGCGGGCCACGCTCAGTGATGGCTCGGAGCTGACTGCCCATTGGGTGCTCGACGCCAGCGGTCGCGGCGGCGTGCTGCCGCGCACGCTGGGGCTCAAGCGTAGTGGATTCGACCATCTGCCGAAGCGCTATGCGGTGTTTAACCACTTTCGCGGCGTCCGGCGTCGGCCGGGTCGCGAGGCGGGCAATATCACGATCGTGCGCGTGCCGGTGGGCTGGTTTTGGTCGATACCACTGGATGCCGAGCGGACCTCGGTGGGGCTGGTCACGACGGGGGCCAAGCAGCAGCGCCCGGAGGATGCTTTTGCTGAATCCGTGGCGGCTAATCCATTTATGCGCGACTGGATGGCTGGTGCCGAGGCGCTGGGAGATTTCCACGTCGAGGCGGATTATTCCTTCCGCCAATCGCAGTTTGCGGGCGACAATTGGCTGCTACTGGGGGATTCCGCGTGCTTCCTCGATCCGGTGTTTTCTTCGGGCGTTTATTTGGCGCTTTCCTCGGCCTCCAGCGCGGCAAAGCTGATCAACGAAGCCCGGGAACGCGGTGCCTTGACCCCGGCTGAACAGCAGGGCTACACGCGGCAGATCAATGATCGCGTGGCGGTGATGAACGAGCTCGTCAGCCTGTTTTACGACCCGCATGGCTTCTCGGTTTTCATGAGCCCGACGAACACGCTGCAACTGTTTGCGGCGGTTAATTCCATTATCGCCGGACACACACAGATGGGGCCCGGGCTGCGCTGGCGTTTTCGGCTGTTTTGCGCGATTTGCCGCCTGAATCGCCGCCTGCCGCTCGTGCCGCTGGTGGAATTAAGCTGA
- a CDS encoding CNNM domain-containing protein — protein MIAFVIAVVFTLTVSAFCSLLEAMILSTTTAEIEGLKQKSPLRGELLEKFKMDIEETSSAILSLNTVANTLGATVTGVLAVRVFTEDPNMAKYVVPASMTIGILIISEVIPKNLGVLYRPSLLPHMIYPLKYVRMTMMPISYVCKRLVQFIAGKRNVEESGEEEIILLAERSAKEGTLTADESQIISNALSLDDVKISEIMTPRTVVSALDCSETIGEVFARLPNIPFARLPVYEENIDNITGVVRRRDLLKAKAEDRDAITVKRLTQPVIYVPDTANAAHALQQFLKNHQQLAIAVDEFGSVSGVVTMEDVMEHILGQEIFEKDDLAVDMRELARRKQLSEARKEARHEAENKPAAQEAS, from the coding sequence ATGATCGCATTTGTCATTGCAGTAGTCTTCACGTTGACCGTGTCCGCATTCTGCTCGTTGCTCGAGGCCATGATCCTCAGCACCACGACCGCGGAAATCGAAGGACTCAAGCAGAAGTCGCCCCTGCGCGGCGAGCTGCTGGAAAAGTTCAAGATGGACATCGAGGAAACCTCCTCCGCGATCCTCAGCCTGAACACCGTGGCCAACACCCTCGGCGCAACCGTTACCGGTGTGCTCGCCGTCCGTGTCTTCACAGAAGACCCCAACATGGCCAAATACGTCGTGCCGGCTTCCATGACGATCGGCATCCTGATCATTTCTGAGGTCATCCCGAAGAATCTGGGCGTCCTTTACCGCCCCAGCCTGCTGCCGCACATGATCTACCCGCTTAAATACGTGCGGATGACCATGATGCCCATTTCCTACGTGTGCAAAAGACTCGTGCAGTTCATCGCCGGTAAGCGCAACGTCGAGGAATCCGGCGAAGAGGAGATCATCCTGCTGGCCGAAAGGAGCGCTAAGGAAGGCACCCTGACCGCCGACGAGAGCCAGATCATCTCCAACGCCCTGAGCCTGGACGACGTTAAGATCAGCGAGATCATGACGCCACGCACGGTCGTATCCGCGCTGGACTGCTCGGAAACCATTGGCGAAGTCTTTGCGCGCCTGCCCAATATCCCCTTTGCCCGCCTGCCGGTTTACGAGGAAAATATCGATAACATCACGGGCGTTGTCCGCCGCCGCGACCTGCTCAAGGCCAAGGCCGAAGACCGCGATGCCATCACCGTGAAGCGCCTCACCCAGCCGGTCATTTACGTGCCCGACACCGCCAACGCCGCCCATGCCCTGCAGCAGTTCCTCAAGAACCACCAGCAACTGGCGATCGCGGTGGACGAATTTGGCTCCGTCTCGGGCGTGGTCACGATGGAAGACGTCATGGAGCACATCCTTGGCCAGGAAATTTTCGAGAAGGACGACCTCGCCGTGGATATGCGCGAACTCGCCCGCCGCAAGCAGCTCTCCGAAGCCCGCAAGGAAGCACGCCACGAGGCCGAAAATAAGCCTGCGGCGCAGGAAGCCAGCTGA
- a CDS encoding DUF1353 domain-containing protein has translation MMPTNRHYHNRVRRLHDFRQERFINSLNIGAFTGRFYLSWSGPNHFMYHPDAADPFTYHRKDANGAVVEQITPKAMTTDGASIPRLVWPIPGFSPWDYGPAHIIHDWEFQAHDDGLTDKSFEEVNLTFAEAMLTLMRVGYLETAKPRENLDALYTIFSFVNSSLGRKVWDDNDNAD, from the coding sequence ATGATGCCAACCAACCGCCATTATCATAACCGTGTCCGCCGCCTGCATGATTTTCGGCAGGAGCGCTTTATTAATTCGCTGAACATCGGTGCCTTCACTGGGCGCTTTTACCTGAGCTGGTCCGGCCCGAACCACTTCATGTATCATCCGGATGCCGCGGACCCATTCACCTACCATCGCAAGGATGCCAATGGGGCTGTCGTCGAACAGATTACGCCCAAAGCCATGACGACCGATGGTGCGAGCATTCCGCGACTAGTTTGGCCCATTCCGGGATTTTCGCCGTGGGACTATGGCCCGGCGCACATCATTCACGATTGGGAATTTCAGGCGCACGACGACGGGTTAACGGATAAGTCCTTTGAGGAGGTGAACCTGACCTTTGCCGAGGCAATGCTCACGCTGATGCGTGTGGGCTACTTGGAAACGGCAAAGCCCCGCGAGAATCTGGATGCGCTTTACACGATATTTTCTTTCGTCAACTCCAGCCTCGGGCGCAAGGTGTGGGACGACAATGATAACGCCGATTAA
- the gcvT gene encoding glycine cleavage system aminomethyltransferase GcvT: MSDLQHTPLYGFHLDHGARMVPFAGWEMPVQYTGILDEHTAVRERAGLFDVSHMGEALVTGPEAEKFLDYLLPNKIAGTPVGKGVYSPMCHPTGGVVDDLIVYRLRESEFLLCLNAANTQRDLDWIAQHIGGFDCTMEDVSATYAQLALQGPKAMEILNAVAQTPAGKELKVKRFRIIETELGGIPCLICGTGYTGENGVEIYCHSGHARQLADLIVEVGTPMGLALAGLGSRDSLRLEAGLPLYGHELGDDITPTEGGVGWTVKLDKPGDFIGKEALLAERQNGPKRKAVFYMMADRRIARAGTPVFAGDQQVGEVVSGTQSPVLGCPIGSALVDALADVGSLEVDIRGKRFPITAKQPPLHK; the protein is encoded by the coding sequence ATGAGTGATTTGCAGCACACCCCGCTCTACGGATTTCACCTCGACCACGGTGCCCGCATGGTCCCGTTTGCCGGCTGGGAAATGCCGGTGCAATACACAGGCATCCTCGATGAGCACACCGCCGTGCGCGAGCGCGCCGGGCTGTTCGATGTCAGCCACATGGGCGAGGCGCTGGTGACGGGGCCCGAGGCGGAGAAATTTCTCGATTATTTGCTGCCCAATAAGATCGCGGGCACGCCAGTGGGCAAGGGCGTCTATTCGCCGATGTGCCACCCGACTGGCGGCGTGGTGGACGACTTGATCGTCTATCGTCTGCGCGAGAGCGAGTTCCTGCTCTGTCTCAATGCGGCCAACACTCAGAGGGACCTCGACTGGATTGCCCAGCACATCGGCGGCTTTGACTGCACGATGGAGGACGTCTCGGCGACCTACGCGCAGCTCGCCCTGCAGGGGCCCAAAGCGATGGAAATTCTTAACGCAGTGGCCCAAACTCCGGCGGGTAAGGAGCTGAAGGTGAAGCGCTTCCGCATTATCGAAACCGAGCTCGGTGGCATCCCCTGCCTGATCTGCGGCACCGGCTACACCGGGGAGAACGGCGTGGAAATTTACTGCCATAGCGGCCATGCCCGTCAACTGGCGGACCTGATTGTCGAAGTCGGCACGCCGATGGGCCTCGCCTTGGCGGGCCTCGGTTCGCGTGACAGCCTGCGTCTGGAGGCCGGGCTGCCGCTTTACGGCCATGAGCTGGGCGACGACATTACCCCGACCGAAGGCGGTGTGGGCTGGACCGTGAAGCTCGACAAGCCCGGCGATTTCATTGGCAAGGAAGCCCTGCTGGCCGAGCGTCAGAATGGCCCGAAGCGCAAGGCGGTCTTCTACATGATGGCCGACCGCCGGATTGCCCGCGCGGGCACCCCCGTCTTCGCGGGGGACCAGCAGGTGGGCGAGGTGGTCTCCGGCACGCAGTCACCGGTGCTCGGTTGCCCGATTGGCAGCGCCTTGGTCGACGCCCTGGCGGACGTCGGTTCGCTGGAGGTGGATATCCGCGGCAAGCGTTTCCCGATCACCGCGAAGCAGCCGCCGTTACACAAGTAG
- a CDS encoding NAD(P)/FAD-dependent oxidoreductase, giving the protein MGESTEQREPRVIIVGGGFGGVATAKELNGLSADVGLVDKRNYHLFQPLLYQVATAALNPADIAAPIRRVFRHQKNVHVVMGEVEAVDLENRRITVKGEQVSYDYLVLAAGAADFYFGNDHWAKIAPGLKSIDDATEIRRRFLLAFEAAELETDDAARQAALTFVVVGAGPTGCELAGAMIEIAHEVIPADFRHVDTTTARVILMEGGPRVLPAMPEKNSADALRQLEDLGVEVRLNTRVTDMNEDGVFCGDEFVPTHNILWAAGVKGAPVGQTLGVELDRSGRIVVGPDLSIPGHPNVFVIGDQAAAKSAKTGKPVPGVAQGAMQGGAFVGKIIRQEIEAQQRGGQPPERNAFSYFDKGSMATIGRNRAVADVFGLKMQGFIAWVLWAAIHILFLISFRNKVLVSIGWLWTYIFTARGARLITGGREPRVKRPPKIG; this is encoded by the coding sequence ATGGGAGAGAGTACTGAGCAACGGGAACCGAGGGTAATCATTGTTGGCGGCGGCTTTGGCGGCGTTGCGACGGCCAAGGAGTTGAATGGCTTGTCGGCCGATGTGGGCCTTGTCGACAAGCGCAACTATCACCTTTTTCAGCCGCTGCTCTACCAAGTGGCGACGGCGGCGCTCAACCCGGCGGACATCGCGGCACCGATTCGCCGCGTGTTCCGGCACCAGAAGAATGTCCACGTCGTCATGGGTGAGGTGGAGGCGGTCGACCTCGAAAACCGCCGCATCACGGTCAAGGGCGAGCAGGTGTCCTACGACTACCTGGTGCTCGCGGCGGGCGCGGCTGATTTCTATTTTGGCAACGACCACTGGGCAAAAATCGCGCCCGGCCTAAAGTCGATTGACGACGCCACGGAGATTCGCCGCCGCTTCTTGCTGGCGTTTGAAGCAGCCGAGCTGGAAACCGATGACGCGGCGCGGCAAGCGGCGTTGACCTTTGTTGTCGTCGGTGCCGGGCCGACCGGCTGCGAGCTTGCTGGTGCGATGATCGAGATCGCGCACGAAGTCATTCCGGCGGACTTTCGCCATGTCGACACGACCACGGCACGCGTCATCCTGATGGAAGGCGGGCCGCGCGTGCTCCCCGCTATGCCCGAGAAAAATTCTGCCGATGCCCTAAGGCAACTGGAGGATCTTGGCGTCGAAGTGCGCCTGAATACCCGCGTGACCGATATGAACGAGGACGGCGTTTTTTGCGGCGACGAGTTTGTCCCGACGCATAACATCCTGTGGGCCGCTGGCGTGAAAGGTGCGCCCGTTGGGCAGACGCTGGGCGTCGAGCTGGACCGGTCGGGGCGCATCGTTGTTGGGCCGGATTTGAGCATTCCCGGTCACCCGAACGTCTTCGTGATCGGGGATCAGGCCGCGGCCAAAAGCGCCAAGACGGGTAAGCCCGTGCCGGGTGTTGCCCAGGGCGCGATGCAGGGTGGGGCGTTCGTGGGGAAAATTATCCGCCAGGAAATCGAGGCGCAGCAGCGCGGCGGACAGCCCCCAGAGCGCAACGCGTTCAGCTACTTCGACAAAGGCAGCATGGCGACGATTGGCCGCAACCGCGCGGTGGCGGACGTCTTCGGCTTGAAGATGCAGGGCTTCATTGCCTGGGTGCTTTGGGCGGCAATCCACATTTTATTCCTGATCAGCTTTCGCAACAAGGTGCTGGTGAGCATTGGCTGGCTGTGGACGTATATCTTCACCGCCCGCGGCGCGCGCTTGATCACCGGTGGCCGCGAACCCCGGGTTAAGCGCCCGCCGAAAATTGGCTAG
- a CDS encoding VOC family protein, which produces MKIARTVPQFFTTDFARTVAYYQDQLGFAQQFAYGEPVAYGGLIRDDQSIFLRHVDQALPVPPEKFTAEYLDAYLIVEDVTPLFAEYETKGVRFHRPLDQMPWDFREFVVRDCDDRLLCFGEYTGE; this is translated from the coding sequence ATGAAGATCGCGCGCACCGTTCCCCAGTTTTTCACAACGGACTTTGCGCGCACCGTCGCCTACTATCAGGACCAACTGGGCTTTGCACAGCAGTTTGCCTACGGCGAACCAGTCGCATACGGCGGCCTGATCCGCGACGACCAATCCATTTTTCTCCGCCACGTGGACCAGGCCCTCCCCGTCCCGCCGGAGAAGTTTACCGCTGAATACCTCGACGCCTACCTGATCGTGGAGGACGTCACCCCGCTTTTTGCCGAATACGAGACCAAGGGCGTCCGTTTCCACCGCCCCCTCGACCAGATGCCCTGGGACTTCCGCGAGTTTGTGGTCCGCGACTGCGACGACCGCCTTCTCTGCTTCGGCGAATACACCGGCGAATAA
- the dgt gene encoding dGTP triphosphohydrolase — translation MPDAFYTDFDSAAWGDHGPQPPANDPHRSPYQVDRDRVVFSFAFRRLQSKTQVFQSGEYDFYRTRLTHSLEVARIARSIGEWLRREEMGGQFVDLDLLEAIGLAHDLGHPPYGHIGERKLNELMADYGGFEGNAQTLRILTQLIYERADGATGMSPTRAFLDGVLKYKALRSEETDRLGEPPENHFIYNEQANIRDFVFGGRAAPDGLKLNDFKSIECQIMDWADDTAYSLHDIVDGAKAGFLTVDTVQSWAAGLDDKHAWMADHPKFRDLLANMAANKLEPKFARKVGDFIHACKLEPVENFLSDLTQRHAYTVVIEPEVKQECAIYKKLALDVIFKSTRIQQIEFKGGVILTKLFNALAEHYLPGRVSGRALKLLPEPAHSWTIAADSEAARARYLCDFIASLTDPQAARLYKRLFDPDFGSITDLS, via the coding sequence ATGCCCGACGCTTTTTACACCGACTTCGACTCCGCCGCCTGGGGCGACCATGGCCCGCAACCGCCGGCGAATGATCCGCATCGCTCGCCGTATCAGGTGGACCGTGACCGGGTAGTGTTCTCGTTTGCCTTTCGCCGGCTGCAATCGAAGACGCAGGTTTTTCAATCGGGCGAATACGATTTTTACCGCACGCGGCTGACGCACTCGCTAGAGGTGGCTCGCATCGCGCGCTCGATTGGCGAATGGCTGCGCCGGGAGGAAATGGGCGGGCAGTTTGTCGACCTCGATCTGCTGGAAGCGATTGGCTTGGCCCACGACCTCGGACACCCGCCCTACGGCCACATCGGCGAGCGTAAGCTCAACGAGCTGATGGCCGACTACGGCGGCTTCGAAGGCAATGCCCAGACCTTGCGCATTCTGACGCAGCTCATTTACGAACGCGCCGACGGTGCTACCGGCATGAGCCCGACACGCGCGTTTCTCGATGGCGTGCTCAAATACAAGGCGCTGCGCTCGGAGGAAACGGATCGCTTGGGCGAGCCGCCGGAAAACCACTTTATCTACAATGAGCAGGCCAATATTCGTGACTTTGTTTTTGGCGGACGCGCGGCCCCCGACGGCCTGAAGCTGAATGATTTTAAGAGCATCGAGTGCCAGATCATGGACTGGGCCGATGACACCGCCTACTCGCTGCATGACATCGTCGATGGCGCGAAGGCGGGCTTCCTGACCGTGGACACCGTCCAATCTTGGGCAGCCGGCCTGGACGATAAGCACGCCTGGATGGCCGATCACCCGAAATTCCGCGACTTGCTGGCCAACATGGCCGCGAACAAGCTTGAGCCGAAGTTTGCCCGCAAAGTCGGTGACTTCATTCACGCCTGTAAGCTGGAGCCGGTGGAGAATTTCCTCAGCGACCTCACGCAGCGCCACGCCTACACGGTGGTGATCGAGCCCGAGGTGAAGCAGGAGTGCGCGATTTACAAGAAGCTCGCGCTGGACGTGATTTTTAAGTCCACGCGCATCCAGCAAATCGAGTTCAAGGGCGGTGTGATCCTTACCAAGCTTTTCAACGCGCTGGCCGAGCACTACCTGCCGGGCCGGGTGAGTGGCCGCGCGCTCAAGCTCCTGCCCGAGCCCGCGCATAGCTGGACGATTGCCGCCGACAGCGAAGCCGCGCGCGCGCGCTACCTGTGCGACTTCATCGCCAGCCTGACGGACCCACAGGCCGCGCGTCTCTACAAGCGTTTGTTCGACCCGGACTTCGGCTCGATCACGGATTTGTCGTAA
- the panD gene encoding aspartate 1-decarboxylase, which translates to MLVDILKCKILRAEVTEAEVDYEGSLAIDSELMERIGLLPYEKILVGNITNGERLETYAIEAPAGSRQICLNGAAAHRGKPGDLLVIMSFARMTAEEAKEWTPRVVVLADGNRTIVKERAPGLEEAEFRVV; encoded by the coding sequence ATGTTAGTCGATATTCTCAAGTGTAAGATTTTGCGGGCCGAAGTCACCGAAGCAGAGGTGGACTACGAGGGCTCGCTCGCTATTGACTCTGAGTTGATGGAGCGCATCGGCCTGCTCCCCTACGAAAAAATCCTCGTGGGCAACATCACCAATGGCGAACGACTGGAAACCTACGCCATCGAGGCCCCGGCCGGCTCACGCCAGATCTGCCTCAATGGTGCCGCTGCCCACCGCGGCAAGCCGGGCGACCTGCTCGTGATCATGTCTTTCGCCCGAATGACTGCCGAGGAAGCCAAGGAATGGACGCCCCGCGTGGTCGTCCTCGCCGATGGCAACCGCACCATCGTCAAGGAGCGTGCTCCCGGCCTCGAAGAGGCGGAATTCCGCGTCGTTTAG
- a CDS encoding PEGA domain-containing protein, with protein sequence MQTPKILVAASALLASFAFTGCELFEEGFEQPVTVYSFPTGAEVSVDGDSVGKTPVTVELGRLKAHQFVLTKSGYKPQKETVMPTRNEEGKGLVRFGLMEDTGLYFDLEPQPVRANLVTDVLPNSKGIDAYAEMSTLITEVDQRRESGQIGPVEHKYIVDQIITFYGQ encoded by the coding sequence ATGCAAACACCCAAAATTCTCGTTGCTGCATCAGCCCTTCTAGCCTCTTTTGCATTCACTGGTTGTGAACTATTTGAAGAAGGCTTTGAGCAGCCCGTTACCGTTTATTCATTTCCCACTGGCGCGGAAGTTTCCGTCGATGGAGACAGCGTTGGCAAGACCCCGGTCACCGTTGAGCTCGGCCGACTCAAGGCGCACCAGTTTGTGCTGACGAAGTCCGGCTACAAGCCGCAGAAGGAAACCGTCATGCCGACCCGCAACGAAGAGGGCAAGGGCCTTGTCCGCTTCGGCCTCATGGAAGACACTGGCCTCTACTTCGATCTGGAGCCGCAGCCTGTGCGCGCGAACCTCGTGACCGACGTGCTCCCCAACAGCAAGGGAATCGACGCCTATGCGGAGATGTCCACGCTGATCACCGAAGTCGACCAGCGCCGCGAATCCGGCCAGATCGGCCCGGTCGAGCACAAATACATCGTCGACCAGATCATCACCTTCTACGGCCAGTAA
- a CDS encoding class I SAM-dependent methyltransferase — MQPHPELTEHYDSLQEKQGFLRRVFDDAAPHYEGIAKWGWFGTGHNYRVWTLKKYGLQPGMKVLDVAAGTGPTARAARDVIGKENEADITCLEPSAGMIAESRKLINCEHIQAGADAMPVPDASFDFLTMGFALRHVDELEQSFREFHRCLKPGGKMLIMDVTTPPGRVGKVFFKLYFKHILPGLTKVFTGSESARYLMAYYWDTMDQMAPTAEVLQALRKAGFREPKHNLLLGCFSEYYAEKFE, encoded by the coding sequence ATGCAACCGCACCCCGAACTGACTGAGCACTACGATTCGCTTCAGGAGAAACAAGGTTTCCTGCGCCGGGTGTTCGACGATGCCGCGCCGCATTATGAAGGCATCGCCAAATGGGGTTGGTTTGGCACCGGGCACAATTACCGCGTGTGGACCTTGAAAAAGTATGGACTGCAGCCGGGCATGAAGGTGCTCGATGTCGCCGCCGGAACGGGCCCCACCGCCCGCGCTGCCCGCGACGTGATTGGCAAGGAAAACGAGGCCGACATCACCTGCCTGGAGCCCAGCGCCGGCATGATCGCCGAGTCCCGCAAGCTGATTAACTGCGAGCATATTCAGGCCGGCGCGGACGCCATGCCGGTGCCCGATGCGAGCTTCGACTTTCTGACGATGGGCTTTGCGCTGCGCCACGTGGACGAGCTGGAGCAGTCTTTCCGCGAGTTTCACCGCTGCCTTAAACCTGGCGGGAAAATGCTGATTATGGACGTCACTACACCGCCCGGCCGGGTGGGCAAAGTCTTCTTCAAGCTCTACTTTAAGCACATCCTGCCGGGGCTGACGAAGGTCTTTACCGGCAGTGAATCCGCGCGCTACCTGATGGCGTATTACTGGGACACGATGGACCAGATGGCCCCGACGGCGGAGGTCCTACAGGCGCTGCGCAAGGCTGGATTCCGCGAGCCAAAACATAACTTGCTCCTGGGGTGCTTTAGTGAATACTACGCCGAAAAATTCGAGTAG